CTTCGTCATTTTCATCGCCGCCCTCCTGACCATCCAGAATCTCGGATATTCCATTTCCGGCCTCCTCGCCTCCCTGGGAATCGGCGGCCTGGCGGTGGCCCTGGCGGCCAAGGACACCCTGGCCAACGTCTTCGGCTCCCTGATGATCATCCTCGACCGCCCTTTCCACATCGGCGACTGGATCAAGACCGGCGACATGGAAGGAACCGTGGAGGAAGTGGGGTTCCGCTCGACCAAGATCCGCACCTTTGCCAAGACCCTGATCAGCGTCCCCAACAGCACCATCACCAACCAGTCCATCGACAATTTCAGCCGCATGCCCAAGCGGCGCATCAAGCTGACCGTCGGGGTGACCTACGAGACGACGGGAGAGCAGATGCGGCTGGCGGTCTCCGAAATCCGCGCCATGCTCAAGGAGCACCCGGCCATCGACCAGGAGTTCATGCTGGTCCATTTCACCGATTTCGCCTCGTCCTCACTGGACATCCTGGTGTACTGCTTCACCCGCACCACCGTCTGGGGGGAATATCTGGAGGCGAGAGAGGATGTCTGCCTGAGGATCATGGAGATTCTGGAAAGACTGGGAATGGAGATCGCTTTCCCGAGCCGCAGCGTCTACCTGCGGGGGAAGGAAGAGGACGGGCTCCCCGCCGAAGCGCAGGCGCGCTTCTCAGGGATGGATATCGATCGGCTCGGACGGCCGGAATTCCAGACACCCCCGGCGGCAGCCGAGGGCTGAGACTTTTCTCAACCGATTCACGGCTTCATTTCCACATCGATCTGACGGGGTTTGGCTTCAACCTTTTTCGGCAGGACGATCTTGAGCATCCCTTTTTCGCAATTGGCGACCACTTTATCCTGATCGACCGAAGCCGGCAGGGCGAAAGTCCGGCGGAAATTTCCGTAGAAGCATTCGATGCGGTGGTAGTTGTGCTTTTTCTCCTCCCGCTCGAGCTTGCGCTCTCCATGGATGATCAGAATGTTATCCTCTATCTGAACCTGAATATCCTTCTGATCCACCTCGGGAACCTCCATCTTGACCACCACCTCCCGATCGTCTTCATAGATGTCCACCGGAGGCTGCCAGAGCCCCTCCTCCAGCGGCTCTCCGCCCAGGTTGCGACTTGAATCGAGAAGGCGGCTCATCTGATCCTGCATCAACCGCAGCTCCCGCAGCGGATCCCATTTCACCATCGCCATGTTCAACCTCCTCAAAAATCGTACTCACGCGGAGCCACGGAGGACGCGGAGAAAATCCAAGACAAACTTTCAAACGACTCAGGGGCAGATTGACCTGGAGAGTTTCCTGGTTACCTGGGGTTCTCCGCGCCTCCGCGTCTCCGCGTGAGGCTGTCTTGTGATTTTGACACCGATTCAGGGTAGTTTCAATCCTTTCCGCGTCCGAGCTTCTTCTCCACCTCCAGGATGCGCAAAGTCGTCGGCAAAACGGTGTCGGGATTGAGGGAGATGCTGTCGATGCCGCACTCGACCAGAAACTCGGCGAATTCGGGGTAATCGCTGGGAGCCTGGCCGCAGATGCCTATTTTGCGGCCGGTCTTTTTCACCCGCGCTATGACGTCGGCGATCATCCGCTTGACCGCCTCATTGCGTTCGTCGTAGAGGTGGGCGACGATCTCCGAATCCCGGTCGAGCCCCAGGATGAGCTGGGTGAGATCGTTGGAGCCGATGGAGAAGCCGTCGAAGATTTCGGCGAACTCCTCCGCCAGGATGACATTGGAGGGGATCTCGCACATGACATAGACCTCCAGTCCGTCCTCTCCCCGCTTCAGTCCGGCCTGCGCCATGACCTCCAGCACCCGGCGCCCTTCCTCGACCGTGCGGCAGAAGGGGATCATCAGCTTGACGTTCTTGAGCCCCATCTCCTCCCGCACCTTCTTCATCGCCCGGCATTCGAGAAGAAACCCCTCCCGGTAGCGCTCGTCGTAATACCGGGAGGCGCCGCGGAAGCCGATCATCGGATTCGATTCGCCCGGCTCGAATCCCTCACCTCCGAGAAGCCCGGCGTACTCGTTGGTCTTGAAATCGCTCATCCGCACGATGACGTCCCGGGGGTAAAAGGCCGCGGCCAGCGTCCCCACCCCCTGGGCCAGCCTGGCCACGAAAAATTCTTCCCCGTTCGGATATTCGGAAGTCAAATCATGGATCTGCCGCCGCGTTTCCTTTTTCTCCACCCGGTCGGGGTGAAGCAGGGCAAGGGGGTGGGCCGCTATGGCGTTGTTGATGATGAACTCGATGCGGGCCAGTCCGATTCCGTCGTTGGGGATCATGCTCAGGCCGAAGGCCTGTTCCGGGTTTCCCAGGTTCATCATGATCGCGGTGCGGGGCCTCTCCATTCCGGAGAGATCGATCTCCTCCACGTCGAAATCGAGAGCTCCCCGGTAGACCTTGCCGGCCTCCCCCCCCGCGCAGGAGACGGTGATTTCCTTACCATCCGGGATCTTCACCGTCCCGTCGACGGTGCCGATAACGCAGGGGATGCCGAGCTCCCGGCTGACGATGGCCGCATGGCAGGTCCTTCCCCCGCGGTTGGTGACGATGGCCGCCGCCCTCTTCATCACCGGTTCCCAGTCCGGATCGGTCATGTCGGTGACCAGGACGCACCCTTTTTCGAAGCGATCTATATCATGGGCATCCTTGATCACCTGTGCCTTCCCGGCGCCGATCTTGCTGCCGACGCTCTTGCCTGAAGCAAGAACGTCTCCCTCCTCCTTCAGCCGGTAGGTTTCCAGGCGGCTCTTCTCGCGGATCGACTGGACCGTCTCCGGCCGGGCCTGGACGATGAAGATGTCTCCCGTCTCGCCGTCCTTGGCCCATTCGATATCCATGGGACGGCCATAATGCTCCTCGATGCTGCAGGCCTGCCGGGCCAGGGAGAGAATCTCTTCGTCCTCCAGGCAGTACCGGCGGCGGTCCTCCTTGGACACGGAGACCTCCCGGGTTGCCCCCTTGCCGCCCTCTTCGGTGTAGACGATCTTTTTTTCCTTGGACCCTGGGTTCTTTCCGATAATGGACCGGAATCCTTCCTTCAGAGCCGGTTTGAAAACATAATACTCATCCGGATTGACTGCGCCTCGGACCACGTTTTCGCCGAGCCCCCAAGCGGCGTTGATCATGACCACATCCGGAAAGCCGGTTTCCGTGTCGATGGTGAAAATGACCCCGGCACAGGCCCGGTCGGAACGAACCATCTTCTGCACTCCGATGGACAGGGCCACGTCGAAATGGTCGAATCCCTTGTCCTGTCGATAGGAAATGGCTCGATTGGTGAAAAGGGAGGCGAAGCACTTGCGACAGGCCTCCACCAGATCTTCCTCCCCCCGGATATTGAGAAACGTCTCCTGCTGGCCGGCAAAAGACGCTTCGGGGAGGTCTTCGGCGGTGGCGCTGGAGCGGACCGCGACGTCGCAGTCCCTGCCGAAATCCTCCTCCATCTGCCGGTAGGCCTTGCGGATCGCCTCATCGATTTCCTCGGGCAAAGGGGCGGAGCGAATGGTACGGCGCACCTTGCGCCCCACCTCGGCCAGGTTTTCTCCGGTCTCCGTATTCAGACTGCCCAGCAGATCCCGCAGTTTCTCCTCGATCCCGGCGCTCCCGATGTATCGACGGTAGGCCGCCGCGGTCACGGCGAACCCCGGCGGAATCAGCACTCCACGGGGAGAAAGGTTCCGGACCATTTCCCCCAGCGATGCGTTCTTGCCGCCGACTCTGCCAACGTCTTCCTTACCGACATCTCCGAACCACAGGATAAACTCGTCAACCGCCATGAGCGCCTCCCGTTTCAGCAAAATTGATATGGCAAAGCGTATCAGAAAGGGCTGCCTATTCAATACATTCGGCGATCATAAACCTCGAAATTTCGGAACATTGCAAACTAAAACAGCCATTGATATACTGGTTTTCAAAGCAGACAACAGCGGAGGAAATTATGGCACACAGAATCCTGGTGGCGGTTGACGGCTCCAGCGCTTCTGAGCACGCCGTGGAGTATGCGGCAAAGCTGGGCCGGGATATCAAGAATTTCCAGATGACCCTTTTTCACGTCGGAGAACCCATTCCCATCAACGTCATGGAGTATGACAAACTGCCCGGCAAGGGGGAATGGGACGAAAAGCTGGAGAAACACCGCAAGGATGTGGAGGACTACGAGAGCAAAGAGGCGAAACGCGATGCCGAAATGTTCCGTTTCCTCAAGCACCGGGCCGAGCAACTGGGCCTGAAGCCCGATCAGGTTGAGAGCAAGTTCGCCGCCGATGTCCAGAACATCTCCACCGAGATCCTCATTGAGGCGGAAAAAGGAGGATACGAAGCTATCTGCGTAGGGAAGCAGGGACGCTCCTCGATGAAGGATTACCTGATCGGCAGCGTTTCCGACCGGATCCTCCGCCATGCTAAGGGCTGCGCCGTCTGGGTGGTGGAATAAAAAAAGGGACGTGCTGCATTCGGCCGGGGCGTCCGTTCAGAGCGCCTCGTCCCGCTTCTCCGCCGCCGGCATCGGGGGCTGACGGAAAATCTCTTCCAGACTGGAGTAAGCGATGACCCCCCTTTTCACCGTTTCGTGCACGGCTTCCATGCGCCGCCGAATCTCCTCCTCCGCCTGATGACGCAGTTCCGATTCCCATTTCTCCAGTTCCTGACGACGGGATGAATGTCCGTTCCGCAAGCCATCCGTAAGATCCTGCTCGCGACGCAGACGCAGAAATTCGGTCAGACGGCGTTGCTGCAAATCACCGAAGAAGAAAACCTCGGGAACCAGAGCGGAGAAACTGCGGACCCCCCTGATATCCCTCCCCTCTATCCGATAGGCCTCCAGAACTTCGGCTTCCATATCCTGATAGTTCTGCAGCGGCATGTACATGCGGGAGAGGTACTGCAGTACCTTCTCCGTCTTCTTGCGGTGTCCGCCGATGATGACCGATGCCCCCACCTCGCCCCGCTGCGCTCCCTTCGTCCATGGGGCGCCGGTGATTCCGAAGTCGTTGAGAACCGGAAGGCTGAGAAGAATGGAGAGGGTGTTGATGGTCAAAGCAAAACCGGCGGAAGGTCCGCCCACGCTGTAAGAGGCTGACAGGAGCTGATGGTGCAGGCTGTAGCCGTCCAGGAATTCACCAAGGATGCGGGGAACGTTCAGGGCCGGACAGAGGTACTGGAGATAATTCTCCACCAAAGTGAGGGCCTCCCGGGCGCTCTGGTGGGTCATCTGTACCGCGAGGTCGAGTTCCGCGGCGCCCGGAGCCGACGAGGAGACCGCCCCGGTCACCACGATCTTTTCCGGAAAGACGCGGTAGACCAGCGAGGAGGCGATGGGGAGCAGAACCCCGCTGGTTTCATTGGCGCCCACCCCCACCACGAAGCCGACCTGGGGTTCATGGGAGAGTTCCGTTTCGAGAAACTCGTCGAGCTGCTGTTTCCCCTTGCGGGCCGGACTGCTGGCGAGCTGTTGCCGGGCACTGTGCAGATGCCAGCGGATGACCGGAAAAACACCGGAATCGCGAATGCGGGAGAGGCGCTGGGCGGCCTCATCCAGACAGCCGAGGAGGGATTCCTCTCCGTGCCGTGCCTTCAGTGCGAGACTCGGCTCTCCTCCGGCCCCCTCCAGAAGTCCCACCAGGGTCTTGTAGTTGAAGCGCACGAAGCGTGCCCGCTCCGCCTCGCTCTCCTTCACCGCCGACATCAGTTTATCGAGCACCTCCACCTCCGTGGAGCGCAGGGATCGGACCTTTTCTGCAAAGGCGGTGAAGTCGGCCGGAGTTTCGCAGATGCTCCGGGCGATGCGAACCATCTCCTCGTGGGTCAGCTCCTCTTCCAGAGGGATGCCGTTCATCTCCTTGCGCATGATGCGCAGCGCATCGTCATCCCTCATGTGTCCGGTCACGTTGAGCACCTTCAGACGCTTTGAGCGGATCAGGGCCGGATCGAGGATGTCCAGCCGATTGGTGGTGAGAACGGTGAAGACCCGGGAGAGGGGGGATTCGCCGTCGATGATGGAAAGAAACTTGTTTGTCACCTTGTCGTAAGGGCTTCCCCCCTGCGGCGATCGCCTCGGCGCCACCGAATCGCCCTCGTCGAAAAAGACCATGGAGGGAGAGAGCATCTTGGCGATGTCGTAAACCCGCTCCAGGTTCTCCACCATCCCCTCCAGGGGGTTGGTGGGATCGGTGAGATCGTTGAGATTGACCACCAGATCCTGCACCTCGACGTTGTCCCCCAGCCAGGCCCTCACCATGAAGGTTTTGCCCGATCCGGGCGGTCCCGTGAGGACGACCCCTTTTTCGTCGCTGATATTGTAATACAGGGCATTGTTGGCCATTTCGGAGAACTCGTTCTTGATCCCCCCGATATAGTCCTCCCAACGGATGCTCCGGTCCATATGCCCCACCAGCTTCTTGTACAGGGATCCATGGACGTTGCGGGCAACGGCCTTGAGGGCATCGCGCACCAGGTATTGATCGTCGAGATAATCGGAGCGGAAGTCGCCCTTGAGGGCGATGATGGAGTCGATGAGGCGGCGCACGTAGGCGGGGGTGATGCGCAGACTCCGCTCACGGAAGATGGGGTCGAGCCGTGCGACGGTCTCCTCCAGCACCTTTTCCGACAGGAGCCGGGCTCCGTTGGCCGGAGCGGAGAAGGAGAAATTCTTGCGCTTCAGCTCCAGGCGCACCACTTCCTTGAGATTGGCCGGATCCACCCACAGCTCGCTGATGTCCAGGACAAGCCCCCGTTCGACGAAACGGCGGTAGATGGCGGGGTCGAACTGCTCCGGCTGGTCGGTGGTGGCGATCAGCAGGCAGTCGCGACGCCCCATGGCGATCTCGTCCAGGAGGATATTGCCGGCATCGACCAGGGTCGCCTGCTGCCCCTTGACGCTGCTCATCTGGTCCGGCCGGCCGAAGGCCGAGTGGGCTTCCTCGAGGTGCCGGATGCAGGTCCTCCGGGGGTCGCCCATGGCCTTGCGCAGGTAGTTTCCGGGCTCACCGGCCCAGGCGGTCTGATAATCGTTGGGGGTGATCATGGCGTAATCGATATAGACCCCCTCCTCCTCCAGGGAAGAGAGAGCCTGGCTGATCCGCTCCCGGAACATGTACTTCACCACCGGAAGGCGGGAGAAGAGGCGCAGTCGCTCCGCCTTGCGCCGGCGCTCCAGGCGCACCGCCAGCTCCGGATCGACGTCCTCCAGACTGCGCCAGAAGGGTTCGTCGGCCAGAACATCTTCCCGCTTCGCCTCGAGGTCGACCACCGGACGCACCTCGGCGCCGAAGACCGCATCCTCCAGGGCCTGCTTGACGGTGGCGCTCTTTCCGCTGCCGCTGCCGCCGATGACCAGGACGAGCGGGGCTCGCGGCACAGCGGGATCCTCGTTGTACTCCTTGAGGATATGGGCGTGATAGAGTTTGCGGAAAAATTCCAGGAAGGAAGGAGGGACGAAAACGTCGGACGTCTGCTTCTCCAGCAGGAATGTCAGATACTGGTAGTCATGCCAGTCCAATTCCTTGCCGAGGATCTTTTCCCAAGCCGCGGCAGCGCTCTGCGACCCGGAAACCTCGAAGCGCCGCCGCCAGTCGTTGAGCAGCTCGGGATCGCGCAGGATCTGAAAGCTCCGTTCGGCGGGCTTGAGCAGACGCAACCAGCCCCTGATCACCTCGAAAGGTGAGCGGGTCGGATCGTACTGTCGCAGGCGGCGCAGCACAAAGAGGCGGGTCTCGAAACTCCAGCCCGCTACCAGCGCCTCAATCTGCCTGATCCGCCGCTCCGACAGCCTCACGTAGACGGGGCTTCTGGTCTTTCGCACTCTGGACATATGTGGATTGCGTTTCCTTTCTGGAGTGTTCTTTCGGCGCAGGAGCCGGAAGGACGACAGGAGGCGCCCCGCCGGTATTGGTCAGAACGAAGGTGTTCTGCCCCTGCTGGTTTTTCTCGTAGGCGGCGGCCCATTTCTGCTGATTCAGGAATTCGAAAAGAAAACGGTCTCCATCGCTGTTCAGACCGAGCGAACGGCGGAAATCCCGAATCGAGTCGCTGTAGGCGGCATAGAGCTTTCGTGTGCGGCTCGCCTCGAGGTCGGCGGCATAGTTCTCCGCCTCTGCAATGAGTTCCCGGCGTTTCTTCTCTTCACTCGCCTCGGCCAGCTTCTCGCCAAAGCGGGTATCGCGGAGAATAAAGGAGACCACCTCGATGCCGTATTTCTCCTCCAGCGTCGGACCTCCTTCGTTGATCGCACGCTCCTTGAGGTCGCGATAGATCTCCTCCTTGATCCTTTCCCGATCGGAGATCAGTTCGTCGACCGTGCGGCCCTGCATGATGTCCTTGACGATGCCGTCGAAATCATTCTGCAGCAGGGCCTGTGGCGACTTGTTCTCGATTCCCCACCGCTCCAGGTCCATGATGCGGAAAGTGAGCATGGCGCTCGCCCATAGAGAGACGTTCCCCTGCGACATGATGCGCTGGGAATCGGGCATGCCGCCGAGATGAAGCTCCTGGTTCATCAGAGGGACTTCCAGCTCCAGACGTGTAAAAAACGGCAGGCGGCCGTGCCAGCCGACATCCTTTACCACCCGCCGTTCGCCCGAGAGATCCTCGAGAATCACGGCGTAGTTGCGCCGGACCTTATAGATGGTCTTGGTGGCGTAAACGATCGCCACAGCATAGTACAGCAGGGTTCCACAGAGCAGTAACAGGAACCCTCTCTTGAAAAAGGTCTTGAGCCTTGCCCGCTGCAGCAGGCGAAAACGCTGTTCCGGTTCCACTATTTTACCTCCATGGGAAAAGTCAGGAAATGTATATAAATTATAACATCTTTTTAAAAGATTGTTTACCTATTGCCTTAATGAAGACCTGTCCACAAAAACAAGATTCATCCCTGAACAGAATGCTAGAACGCTGTTATCAATCGCACCCTCCTGAAAAGAACTCTTTTGTGTAGGTCAGCGAAATGGAGGGGAATCTCACGCTTCGTGTTCATGTTATAATTTCGGAACAAGACAGGAAAGACGCGGCAGGCAGAAGCCGCGCATCTCACATCCGATGCGGATGAAGAAAGGAGTCTGTCATGAGAAAACCAGAATTCAGAGCCTTGTGCAAAGGCGTTGCCGATGGTGAAGAACGGTTTGTCGAAGATCTGACACTGCATGCAATCGGTAAGGTGACCTCTTGTTCAGGAAACCATTTTCAGGTCCAGTTCGATGAAAAAAGCCAGAGCTGGCCAAGTGAGACCTGCAGGGAGAGAATGGATATCGCAAGCAAGAAATCCGCCTGAATCCGTGAAGTGTGAGGGAGAACGCGCGCCTCACGAAGTGCAGTAATGAGGAAACTCAGGGCAGATCGGTCTCTCCCATCAGGTAGCGATCCACCTCCCGGGCTGCCCCCCTTCCCTCGTTGATCGCCCATACGATCAGGCTCTGGCCCCGTCGGGCGTCGCCGGCGGCGAACAGGCCGGGGACGCTGGTGGCGAATCGACCGTATTCGGCCTTGATGTTGCTTCGGGGATCCTGCTCGACATCCAGACCTTCGATCACCGACTCCTCCGGCCCGAGAAACCCCATGGCCAGCAGCACCAGATCGGCGGGGAGGGTCTTCTCGGTGCCGTGCACCTTTGTCGGCAGGGTGATGCCGGCCTCCTCCCGCCATTCGATCGTGTGAATCATAATTTCCCGGACCCGTCCCGTCGCATCGGACAGGAACCGCTCGGCCGTTGTCAGGTAGAGGCGGGGATCCTCGCCGAATATCTCCCGCGCCTCCTCGTGCCCGTAATCGAGGCCGTACACCCTGGGCCATTGCGGCCAGGGGTTGCCCGGGGCGCGCTCCTGCGGCGGGCGGGGCATGATTTCCAGTTGGGTGATGCTCCTGCACCCCTGGCGCACGGCCGTGGCGACGCAGTCGGTTCCGGTATCTCCGCCGCCGATGACCACCACGTCCTTTCCTTCGGCGGTGATTTCGAGGGGGGCGCCGTCCAGAAGACTGCGGGTGTTATGGGTAAGATACTCCATGGCGAAGTGGATGCCTTCCGCTTCGCGGCCGAGAATTTTGAGGTCCCGAGGCCGGGTCGCCCCACAGCAGATCACCACGGCATCGAACTCCCCGCGCAACTCGGCAAGGGTCCTGTCCCGGCCGATCTCGACGCCGGTGACGAAGGCCACCCCCTCGGCCTCCAGCAGATCGACCCGGCGCTTTACGACGGCCTTGTCGAG
The Desulfuromonas sp. TF DNA segment above includes these coding regions:
- a CDS encoding glutamate synthase subunit beta, producing MGKLGGFTEYFRELPADRPVGERIADWEEFHLHYPEEKAREQGARCMECGTPFCHTGFIIAGAASGCPVYNLIPEWNDLVWRGLWRKALERLHMTNNFPEFTGRVCPAPCEGACVLGIIDPPVTIKAIEQAIADRGFAEGWIVPRPPAGRTGKRVAVIGSGPAGLACAAQLNKAWHEVTVFERADRIGGLLTYGIPNMKLDKAVVKRRVDLLEAEGVAFVTGVEIGRDRTLAELRGEFDAVVICCGATRPRDLKILGREAEGIHFAMEYLTHNTRSLLDGAPLEITAEGKDVVVIGGGDTGTDCVATAVRQGCRSITQLEIMPRPPQERAPGNPWPQWPRVYGLDYGHEEAREIFGEDPRLYLTTAERFLSDATGRVREIMIHTIEWREEAGITLPTKVHGTEKTLPADLVLLAMGFLGPEESVIEGLDVEQDPRSNIKAEYGRFATSVPGLFAAGDARRGQSLIVWAINEGRGAAREVDRYLMGETDLP
- a CDS encoding universal stress protein; the protein is MAHRILVAVDGSSASEHAVEYAAKLGRDIKNFQMTLFHVGEPIPINVMEYDKLPGKGEWDEKLEKHRKDVEDYESKEAKRDAEMFRFLKHRAEQLGLKPDQVESKFAADVQNISTEILIEAEKGGYEAICVGKQGRSSMKDYLIGSVSDRILRHAKGCAVWVVE
- a CDS encoding SPFH domain-containing protein; this translates as MEPEQRFRLLQRARLKTFFKRGFLLLLCGTLLYYAVAIVYATKTIYKVRRNYAVILEDLSGERRVVKDVGWHGRLPFFTRLELEVPLMNQELHLGGMPDSQRIMSQGNVSLWASAMLTFRIMDLERWGIENKSPQALLQNDFDGIVKDIMQGRTVDELISDRERIKEEIYRDLKERAINEGGPTLEEKYGIEVVSFILRDTRFGEKLAEASEEKKRRELIAEAENYAADLEASRTRKLYAAYSDSIRDFRRSLGLNSDGDRFLFEFLNQQKWAAAYEKNQQGQNTFVLTNTGGAPPVVLPAPAPKEHSRKETQSTYVQSAKDQKPRLREAVGAADQAD
- a CDS encoding AAA family ATPase: MSRVRKTRSPVYVRLSERRIRQIEALVAGWSFETRLFVLRRLRQYDPTRSPFEVIRGWLRLLKPAERSFQILRDPELLNDWRRRFEVSGSQSAAAAWEKILGKELDWHDYQYLTFLLEKQTSDVFVPPSFLEFFRKLYHAHILKEYNEDPAVPRAPLVLVIGGSGSGKSATVKQALEDAVFGAEVRPVVDLEAKREDVLADEPFWRSLEDVDPELAVRLERRRKAERLRLFSRLPVVKYMFRERISQALSSLEEEGVYIDYAMITPNDYQTAWAGEPGNYLRKAMGDPRRTCIRHLEEAHSAFGRPDQMSSVKGQQATLVDAGNILLDEIAMGRRDCLLIATTDQPEQFDPAIYRRFVERGLVLDISELWVDPANLKEVVRLELKRKNFSFSAPANGARLLSEKVLEETVARLDPIFRERSLRITPAYVRRLIDSIIALKGDFRSDYLDDQYLVRDALKAVARNVHGSLYKKLVGHMDRSIRWEDYIGGIKNEFSEMANNALYYNISDEKGVVLTGPPGSGKTFMVRAWLGDNVEVQDLVVNLNDLTDPTNPLEGMVENLERVYDIAKMLSPSMVFFDEGDSVAPRRSPQGGSPYDKVTNKFLSIIDGESPLSRVFTVLTTNRLDILDPALIRSKRLKVLNVTGHMRDDDALRIMRKEMNGIPLEEELTHEEMVRIARSICETPADFTAFAEKVRSLRSTEVEVLDKLMSAVKESEAERARFVRFNYKTLVGLLEGAGGEPSLALKARHGEESLLGCLDEAAQRLSRIRDSGVFPVIRWHLHSARQQLASSPARKGKQQLDEFLETELSHEPQVGFVVGVGANETSGVLLPIASSLVYRVFPEKIVVTGAVSSSAPGAAELDLAVQMTHQSAREALTLVENYLQYLCPALNVPRILGEFLDGYSLHHQLLSASYSVGGPSAGFALTINTLSILLSLPVLNDFGITGAPWTKGAQRGEVGASVIIGGHRKKTEKVLQYLSRMYMPLQNYQDMEAEVLEAYRIEGRDIRGVRSFSALVPEVFFFGDLQQRRLTEFLRLRREQDLTDGLRNGHSSRRQELEKWESELRHQAEEEIRRRMEAVHETVKRGVIAYSSLEEIFRQPPMPAAEKRDEAL
- the ppsA gene encoding phosphoenolpyruvate synthase: MAVDEFILWFGDVGKEDVGRVGGKNASLGEMVRNLSPRGVLIPPGFAVTAAAYRRYIGSAGIEEKLRDLLGSLNTETGENLAEVGRKVRRTIRSAPLPEEIDEAIRKAYRQMEEDFGRDCDVAVRSSATAEDLPEASFAGQQETFLNIRGEEDLVEACRKCFASLFTNRAISYRQDKGFDHFDVALSIGVQKMVRSDRACAGVIFTIDTETGFPDVVMINAAWGLGENVVRGAVNPDEYYVFKPALKEGFRSIIGKNPGSKEKKIVYTEEGGKGATREVSVSKEDRRRYCLEDEEILSLARQACSIEEHYGRPMDIEWAKDGETGDIFIVQARPETVQSIREKSRLETYRLKEEGDVLASGKSVGSKIGAGKAQVIKDAHDIDRFEKGCVLVTDMTDPDWEPVMKRAAAIVTNRGGRTCHAAIVSRELGIPCVIGTVDGTVKIPDGKEITVSCAGGEAGKVYRGALDFDVEEIDLSGMERPRTAIMMNLGNPEQAFGLSMIPNDGIGLARIEFIINNAIAAHPLALLHPDRVEKKETRRQIHDLTSEYPNGEEFFVARLAQGVGTLAAAFYPRDVIVRMSDFKTNEYAGLLGGEGFEPGESNPMIGFRGASRYYDERYREGFLLECRAMKKVREEMGLKNVKLMIPFCRTVEEGRRVLEVMAQAGLKRGEDGLEVYVMCEIPSNVILAEEFAEIFDGFSIGSNDLTQLILGLDRDSEIVAHLYDERNEAVKRMIADVIARVKKTGRKIGICGQAPSDYPEFAEFLVECGIDSISLNPDTVLPTTLRILEVEKKLGRGKD
- a CDS encoding mechanosensitive ion channel family protein, yielding MIESLENLFSGAFMGIGLGRFAAAFLVLVIALVLKKILAHLFTRVVFPLAAKTETGYDDQLLTAIRKPAEFLIVIVGLFVAQQVLQLPTEPVDLRRFSSAMLKVLVTFDVAWALFNMVSLVETWLGKWVSRTESTLDDHLLPFVRKSLRAFVIFIAALLTIQNLGYSISGLLASLGIGGLAVALAAKDTLANVFGSLMIILDRPFHIGDWIKTGDMEGTVEEVGFRSTKIRTFAKTLISVPNSTITNQSIDNFSRMPKRRIKLTVGVTYETTGEQMRLAVSEIRAMLKEHPAIDQEFMLVHFTDFASSSLDILVYCFTRTTVWGEYLEAREDVCLRIMEILERLGMEIAFPSRSVYLRGKEEDGLPAEAQARFSGMDIDRLGRPEFQTPPAAAEG
- a CDS encoding Hsp20/alpha crystallin family protein, encoding MAMVKWDPLRELRLMQDQMSRLLDSSRNLGGEPLEEGLWQPPVDIYEDDREVVVKMEVPEVDQKDIQVQIEDNILIIHGERKLEREEKKHNYHRIECFYGNFRRTFALPASVDQDKVVANCEKGMLKIVLPKKVEAKPRQIDVEMKP